The following proteins are encoded in a genomic region of Cataglyphis hispanica isolate Lineage 1 chromosome 1, ULB_Chis1_1.0, whole genome shotgun sequence:
- the LOC126850439 gene encoding connectin yields the protein MRQFLYTFLILQLLTILFASSSLAVTRQLRGKKKIVAKEAKETNICDVHVQQAPIYCYCNNNGLQNATNANCWVMSKVERDNPMWSSFTSQIHLKDLTFTVRQIDSLDYVPSQLLHQLKSLRSVTFQYANFHEIVEHTFSNLIDIIKINLNRNMIFTLHKNAFENMRDLTVINLDENHISEINRDTFVNLPSLRKLHLNQNNISTVRDRAFKHLSLLQELELSSNQITSITHETFYGLRNLLRLDLRNNQIAMIGKRNFAELSALIELELDQNAITYISEKAYDGMHSLQKLRLSENLLVKLPQDFLAGAPGVYFLDLRRNYLKTMTFDNIKPIVTNLYDPNSHFYLSENDLICDCKLAWIWGLRNETKNMKLRDALEELTCFLESSNTTQKINNEGLGKNQPEIAKEYSPGISKDDSNEYNEDDSSYNDEIDDENSSSNSNFDKISDRKCCRKHLFELKPEELPCPEISREDLMASEQPSSRHENARVGSSGSSWFSSGSISIQAGQSILATLSLLLLSILFST from the exons ATGCGGCAATTTCTCTACACTTTCCTTATTCTTCAGCTATTGACAATCTTGTTTGCATCGTCAAGTCTGGCAGTGACGAGGCAGTTGCGCggcaaaaaaaagattgttgcGAAGGAGGCGAAAGAGACAAATATCTGTGACGTTCATGTTCAGCAGGCGCCGATATACTGCTACTGCAACAATAACGGTCTGCAAAATGCTACGAATGCCAATTGCTGGGTGATGAGCAAGGTCGAGCGTGACAATCCCATGTGGAGTTCCTTTACGTCGCAGATCCATCTGAAAGATCTGACGTTTACGGTGCGCCAGATCGACAGCCTGGATTATGTGCCCAGTCAACTACTGCATCAATTGAAGAGCTTGCGCTCTGTTACGTTCCAGTATGCGAACTTTCATGAGATCGTCGAACATACTTTTAGTAATCTTATAGATATCATCAAGATCAATCTCAACCGCAACATGATTTTCACGCTACACAAAAACGCTTTCGAGAATATGCGGGATCTCACCGTTATCAATCTCGATGAGAATCACATCTCCGAGATTAATAG AGACACGTTTGTCAATTTGCCGAGCCTGCGCAAGCTGCATCTGAACCAGAACAATATCAGCACCGTACGCGACAGAGCATTTAAGCATTTGAGTTTACTACAAGAGCTTGAGCTAAGCAGTAATCAAATAACGAGTATCACGCACGAAACTTTCTACGGTCTGCGCAATTTACTACGTCTCGATCTGCGCAACAATCAAATCGCCATGATTGGAAAGCGCAACTTTGCCGAGCTGTCGGCACTAATTGAGCTTGAACTTGATCAAAAcgcaattacatatatatctgaaaaagcATACGACGGTATGCACAGTCTTCAGAAGCTGCGGCTCAGCGAGAATCTGCTAGTGAAGCTGCCGCAAGATTTCCTGGCTGGTGCACCCGGTGTTTACTTTTTAGATTTGAGACGAAATTACTTGAAGACCATGACCTTCGATAATATTAAACCTATCGTAACCAATCTTTACGACCCTAATAGTCACTTCTATCTGAGCG AAAACGATCTGATCTGCGACTGCAAGCTTGCATGGATCTGGGGCCTGcgaaatgaaacaaaaaacatGAAACTAAGAGATGCCTTAGAGGAGCTGACTTGCTTTCTTGAGAGCAGTAACACAACGCAAAAGATCAACAATGAAGGTCTGGGAAAAAATCAACCTGAAATTGCTA agGAATATTCTCCTGGTATTTCGAAAGATGATAGTAACGAATACAATGAGGATGACAGCAGTTATAATGACGAGATCGACGATGAAAATTCTTCTTCAAATTCGAATTTCGACAAG ATCAGCGATAGGAAGTGCTGTAGAAAGCATTTGTTCGAATTAAAGCCGGAGGAGTTACCATGCCCGGAGATTTCTCGAGAAGATTTAATGGCCTCTGAGCAGCCATCTAGCCGTCATGAAAACGCACGCGTCGGTTCTTCTGGCTCTAGCTGGTTTAGTTCCGGTTCGATTTCAATTCAGGCTGGTCAGTCCATCCTCGCTACCCTCTCATTGTTATTGCTATCTATACTTTTTTCCACATAG